A region of Vigna radiata var. radiata cultivar VC1973A chromosome 10, Vradiata_ver6, whole genome shotgun sequence DNA encodes the following proteins:
- the LOC106774404 gene encoding lactoylglutathione lyase GLX1 isoform X1: MKPEGAFASTLKMAEATQSNAELLEWPKKDKRRFLHAVYRVGDLDRTIKFYTECFGMKLLRKRDVPEEKFANAFLGYGPEQSHFVVELTYNYGVTSYDIGTGFGHFGISTPDVYKLVENIRAKGGNITREPAPVTGGTSVIAFVKDPDGYIFELIQRPSTPEPLCQVMLRVGDLERSIKFYEKALGLRVVKRADRPQQKYTIVLLGYADEQETTVLELTYNYGVTEYTKGNAYAQVAISTDDVYKSAEVVNIVTQELGGKITRQPGPIPGLNTKITSFVDPDGWKTSRKFLMYKERVFNQRKEECNIPTCDLN; this comes from the exons ATGAAGCCTGAAGG AGCATTTGCTTCCACATTGAAGATGGCTGAGGCTACACAGTCTAATGCTGAGTTGTTGGAGTGGCCAAAGAAAGATAAGCGCCGCTTCCTGCATGCTGTGTACCGTGTTGGTGATCTTGATCGCACCATTAA GTTTTACACTGAATGTTTTGGGATGAAGCTTTTGAGGAAAAGAGATGTTCCAGAAGAGAAATTTGCCAATGCCTTTCTTGGATATGGCCCTGAACAATCCCATTTTGTTGTGGAATTGACTTATA ATTATGGGGTGACCTCATATGATATTGGAACTGGCTTTGGGCATTTTGGTATTTCAACTCCAGAT GTTTACAAATTGGTTGAAAACATCCGGGCCAAGGGTGGAAATATCACTAGGGAGCCTGCTCCCGTTACGGGTGGGACATCTGTTATTGCCTTTGTGAAGGACCCTGACGGTTATATTTTTGAGCTCATCCAAAGACCTTCAACCCCTGAACCATTGTGCCAAGTAATGCTTCGTGTTGGTGATTTAGAGCgctcaataaaattttatgaaaag GCTTTAGGTTTGAGGGTCGTAAAGAGGGCTGATAGACCTCAACAAAAG TATACTATAGTCCTGCTTGGGTACGCAGACGAGCAAGAGACAACTGTGTTGGAGCTTACGTATAACTATGGTGTTACTGAATACACCAAGGGAAATGCTTATGCACAG GTTGCTATAAGTACGGACGACGTATACAAGAGTGCTGAGGTTGTGAACATAGTCACACAAGAGCTTGGAGGAAAGATTACTCGGCAACCAGGGCCAATTCCTGGACTTAACACAAAGATCACTTCTTTCGTAGACCCTGATGGATGGAAAACT AGCAGGAAGTTTCTCATGTATAAAGAAAGGGTGTTTAaccaaagaaaagaagaatgtaaTATACCAACCTGTGACCTTAACTGA
- the LOC106774404 gene encoding lactoylglutathione lyase GLX1 isoform X3, with translation MKPEGAFASTLKMAEATQSNAELLEWPKKDKRRFLHAVYRVGDLDRTIKFYTECFGMKLLRKRDVPEEKFANAFLGYGPEQSHFVVELTYNYGVTSYDIGTGFGHFGISTPDVYKLVENIRAKGGNITREPAPVTGGTSVIAFVKDPDGYIFELIQRPSTPEPLCQVMLRVGDLERSIKFYEKALGLRVVKRADRPQQKYTIVLLGYADEQETTVLELTYNYGVTEYTKGNAYAQVAISTDDVYKSAEVVNIVTQELGGKITRQPGPIPGLNTKITSFVDPDGWKTVLVDNEDFLKELE, from the exons ATGAAGCCTGAAGG AGCATTTGCTTCCACATTGAAGATGGCTGAGGCTACACAGTCTAATGCTGAGTTGTTGGAGTGGCCAAAGAAAGATAAGCGCCGCTTCCTGCATGCTGTGTACCGTGTTGGTGATCTTGATCGCACCATTAA GTTTTACACTGAATGTTTTGGGATGAAGCTTTTGAGGAAAAGAGATGTTCCAGAAGAGAAATTTGCCAATGCCTTTCTTGGATATGGCCCTGAACAATCCCATTTTGTTGTGGAATTGACTTATA ATTATGGGGTGACCTCATATGATATTGGAACTGGCTTTGGGCATTTTGGTATTTCAACTCCAGAT GTTTACAAATTGGTTGAAAACATCCGGGCCAAGGGTGGAAATATCACTAGGGAGCCTGCTCCCGTTACGGGTGGGACATCTGTTATTGCCTTTGTGAAGGACCCTGACGGTTATATTTTTGAGCTCATCCAAAGACCTTCAACCCCTGAACCATTGTGCCAAGTAATGCTTCGTGTTGGTGATTTAGAGCgctcaataaaattttatgaaaag GCTTTAGGTTTGAGGGTCGTAAAGAGGGCTGATAGACCTCAACAAAAG TATACTATAGTCCTGCTTGGGTACGCAGACGAGCAAGAGACAACTGTGTTGGAGCTTACGTATAACTATGGTGTTACTGAATACACCAAGGGAAATGCTTATGCACAG GTTGCTATAAGTACGGACGACGTATACAAGAGTGCTGAGGTTGTGAACATAGTCACACAAGAGCTTGGAGGAAAGATTACTCGGCAACCAGGGCCAATTCCTGGACTTAACACAAAGATCACTTCTTTCGTAGACCCTGATGGATGGAAAACT GTTTTGGTTGACAATGAAGATTTTCTGAAGGAACTGGAGTGA
- the LOC106774404 gene encoding lactoylglutathione lyase GLX1 isoform X2 — MAEATQSNAELLEWPKKDKRRFLHAVYRVGDLDRTIKFYTECFGMKLLRKRDVPEEKFANAFLGYGPEQSHFVVELTYNYGVTSYDIGTGFGHFGISTPDVYKLVENIRAKGGNITREPAPVTGGTSVIAFVKDPDGYIFELIQRPSTPEPLCQVMLRVGDLERSIKFYEKALGLRVVKRADRPQQKYTIVLLGYADEQETTVLELTYNYGVTEYTKGNAYAQVAISTDDVYKSAEVVNIVTQELGGKITRQPGPIPGLNTKITSFVDPDGWKTSRKFLMYKERVFNQRKEECNIPTCDLN, encoded by the exons ATGGCTGAGGCTACACAGTCTAATGCTGAGTTGTTGGAGTGGCCAAAGAAAGATAAGCGCCGCTTCCTGCATGCTGTGTACCGTGTTGGTGATCTTGATCGCACCATTAA GTTTTACACTGAATGTTTTGGGATGAAGCTTTTGAGGAAAAGAGATGTTCCAGAAGAGAAATTTGCCAATGCCTTTCTTGGATATGGCCCTGAACAATCCCATTTTGTTGTGGAATTGACTTATA ATTATGGGGTGACCTCATATGATATTGGAACTGGCTTTGGGCATTTTGGTATTTCAACTCCAGAT GTTTACAAATTGGTTGAAAACATCCGGGCCAAGGGTGGAAATATCACTAGGGAGCCTGCTCCCGTTACGGGTGGGACATCTGTTATTGCCTTTGTGAAGGACCCTGACGGTTATATTTTTGAGCTCATCCAAAGACCTTCAACCCCTGAACCATTGTGCCAAGTAATGCTTCGTGTTGGTGATTTAGAGCgctcaataaaattttatgaaaag GCTTTAGGTTTGAGGGTCGTAAAGAGGGCTGATAGACCTCAACAAAAG TATACTATAGTCCTGCTTGGGTACGCAGACGAGCAAGAGACAACTGTGTTGGAGCTTACGTATAACTATGGTGTTACTGAATACACCAAGGGAAATGCTTATGCACAG GTTGCTATAAGTACGGACGACGTATACAAGAGTGCTGAGGTTGTGAACATAGTCACACAAGAGCTTGGAGGAAAGATTACTCGGCAACCAGGGCCAATTCCTGGACTTAACACAAAGATCACTTCTTTCGTAGACCCTGATGGATGGAAAACT AGCAGGAAGTTTCTCATGTATAAAGAAAGGGTGTTTAaccaaagaaaagaagaatgtaaTATACCAACCTGTGACCTTAACTGA
- the LOC106775990 gene encoding 5'-adenylylsulfate reductase 3, chloroplastic, giving the protein MALAVTTTSSSSTAPSTSFFSRLGSSSDVKAPQTGSFRFLDRPHVSSVLVNLTQRCSSVRPLNAQPQRNDSIVPLAATIVAPEVEKGQEDFEQLAKDLENASPLEIMDKALEKFGNDIAIAFSGAEDVALIEYAHLTGRPYRVFSLDTGRLNPETYRLFDAVEKHYGIHIEYMFPDAVEVQALVRTKGLFSFYEDGHQECCRVRKVRPLRRALKGLRAWITGQRKDQSPGTRSEIPVVQVDPVFEGLDGGIGSLVKWNPVANVNGLDVWNFLRTMDVPVNSLHSQGYVSIGCEPCTRPVLPGQHEREGRWWWEDAKAKECGLHKGNLKQEDTAAQLNGNGATHSNGSATVADIFNSQNVISLSRAGIENLTKLENRKEPWLVVLYAPWCRFCQAMEESYDDLAEKLAGSGVKVAKFRADGEQKEYAKSELELGSFPTILFFPKHSSRPIKYPSEKRDVDSLTAFVNALR; this is encoded by the exons ATGGCTCTCGCCGTTACTACAACTTCTTCCTCCTCAACAGCACCGTCCACTTCCTTCTTCTCGCGCCTTGGATCTTCCTCCGACGTTAAAG CTCCGCAAACCGGTTCCTTTCGGTTTCTGGACAGGCCTCACGTTTCGTCCGTCCTTGTTAATTTAACTCAACGATGCTCCTCGGTCAGACCTCTCAACGCCCAACCACAACGGAACGATTCCATTGTTCCTCTGGCAGCAACTATTGTTGCTCCTG AGGTTGAGAAGGGACAGGAAGATTTCGAGCAATTAGCGAAAGACCTTGAAAATGCTTCTCCTCTTGAAATTATGGACAAGGCTCTGGAGAAATTTGGCAACGACATCGCTATTGCATTTAG cGGTGCGGAAGATGTTGCTTTAATTGAGTACGCGCATTTGACGGGTCGACCCTACAGAGTGTTCAGCCTGGATACTGGAAGACTGAACCCAGAAACTTACAGGCTTTTTGACGCAGTTGAGAAGCATTATGGAATTCACATTGAGTACATGTTCCCTGATGCCGTTGAGGTTCAGGCCTTAGTAAGAACCAAGGGGCTCTTCTCATTTTATGAGGATGGGCATCAAGAGTGCTGCAGAGTAAGGAAGGTGAGACCCTTAAGGAGAGCCCTGAAGGGTCTCAGGGCGTGGATCACTGGACAGAGAAAAGATCAGTCTCCTGGTACTCGGTCTGAAATCCCTGTTGTCCAGGTTGATCCTGTTTTTGAGGGATTGGATGGTGGAATTGGCAGTCTGGTTAAGTGGAACCCAGTCGCAAATGTTAATGGGCTAGACGTATGGAACTTCCTTAGGACCATGGATGTGCCTGTAAATTCATTGCACTCCCAAGGATATGTTTCAATTGGCTGTGAGCCATGTACAAGGCCAGTTTTACCTGGACAGCATGAAAGAGAAGGAAGGTGGTGGTGGGAGGATGCCAAAGCCAAGGAGTGTGGCCTTCACAAAGGTAATCTAAAACAGGAAGATACTGCTGCCCAGCTTAATGGAAATGGGGCCACCCATTCAAATGGCTCTGCCACAGTCGCTGACATTTTCAATTCCCAGAATGTGATCAGCTTGAGCAGGGCTGGAATTgagaatttaacaaaattagaGAACCGAAAAGAACCGTGGCTTGTTGTGCTTTATGCACCATGGTGCCGCTTCTGTCAG GCGATGGAGGAATCATATGATGATTTGGCAGAGAAGTTGGCAGGGTCGGGAGTGAAGGTTGCGAAATTCAGAGCGGATGGAGAGCAGAAAGAATATGCAAAGAGTGAACTGGAGTTGGGAAGCTTCCCCACAATACTTTTCTTCCCCAAACACTCTTCTCGACCAATTAAGTACCCTTCTGAAAAGAGAGACGTTGATTCGTTGACGGCATTCGTGAATGCCTTACGGTGA
- the LOC106774549 gene encoding probable proteasome inhibitor, producing the protein MASEKSVLAVIRAARPTFRNRNDKVAFAIHSSFLASGYVLTATGPQALSDNVFSDPSNDEVSVDNWNELNEEYAFVYANPDKVSEKVLVKCLVMNDKLLVHVLSQGSSEPLSLEIDVGDYAGEDGGSNYAQQFKNLGKLVKRIDGDILSKLDGSANASSSSRSSETRDRTRQQIPEPVGGFGEPAGPPTQIIFPSVPIGSGSDLVPGPPAGVFPSRGGHGIGGGMHIGPDDPMWFGGVRRDPAFPGGMPGLPPGARFDPYGPPAVPGFEPNRFARNPRRPGYDGHPDLQHFRRDADSDYI; encoded by the exons ATGGCGAGTGAAAAGTCGGTGCTTGCCGTGATCAGGGCCGCGAGGCCAACCTTCCGCAATCGAAACGATAAAGTCGCCTTTGCCATTCACTCCTCCTTCCTAGCCTCCGGCTATGTCCTTACCGCCACGGGTCCCCAGGCTCTCTCCGACAATGTGTTTTCTGACCCATCAAATG ATGAAGTATCCGTTGATAACTGGAACGAGCTAAACGAAGAGTACGCGTTCGTTTACGCGAATCCAGACAAAGTTTCGGAGAAAGTGCTTGTCAAGTGCCTTGTCATGAATGACAAATTGCTAGTTCATGTTTTGTCTCAAGGGTCTTCCGAGCCTTTAAGCCTCGAGATTGA TGTTGGAGACTATGCCGGAGAGGATGGGGGCAGCAATTATGCTCAGCAGTTCAAGAATTTGGGTAAGCTTGTGAAGAGAATCGACGGGGACATCTTGTCTAAATTAGATGGTTCTGCTAATGCCAGCTCATCAAGTAGAAG CTCAGAAACAAGGGACAGAACTAGACAACAGATACCTGAGCCTGTTGGTGGATTTGGTGAACCTGCTGGTCCTCCAACTCA GATTATTTTCCCTTCAGTTCCCATTGGTTCTGGTAGTGATCTTGTTCCTGGGCCGCCTGCTGGAGTGTTTCCTTCAAG GGGTGGTCATGGCATTGGTGGGGGCATGCATATAG GGCCTGATGACCCCATGTGGTTTGGTGGTGTTCGTCGAGATCCTGCTTTTCCTGGAGGAATGCC GGGTCTTCCTCCGGGCGCGCGTTTTGATCCATATGGTCCTCCTGCTGTTCCTGGTTTTGAACCCAACCGATTTGCAAG GAATCCTAGGAGACCAGGATATGACGGTCATCCAGATCTGCAACATTTTCGAAGAGACGCAGATTCAGACTACATATAg
- the LOC106774495 gene encoding glucan endo-1,3-beta-glucosidase 1 isoform X1: MINSSHLIFSFSLILILAFTQHHAAISDQTNAPFVGVNIGTDVSNLLPAPDLVNFLKNQKITHIRLYDANPDILRALSGTDIHVTISVPNNQLLAIGSSNATASSWIRKNVAAFRPATRISAVSVGDEVLTTLPSAAPLLLPALLSLHAALVESNLHKDVVVSTPHSASIILNPFPPSQAFFNQTLETFILPLLHFLSQTNSPLMLNLYPYYVFMQNKNLVPLDNTLFKTLPASKQMVDPNTLLHYTNLLDAMIDAAYFSMKNLNVSDVVVLVTETGWPSKGDSKEPYATLSNAVTFNSNLIKHVLDRSGTPLHPETTSSVYIYELFNEDLRSPPLSEAYWGLFYGNATPAYLLRVSGVGAFLASDNANQTYCVAGDGVDLKVLQAALDWACGPGRANCSEIQPGESCFQPNNVKNHASYAFDSYYQSQGKSPGSCDFKGVAMITTTDPSRGSCIFPGSRSLSNKTKQVVNITHSSNAGDNLRLRAFRSIETSAIYDILQNYLVAVFPLLLLFVL, encoded by the exons ATGATAAACTCAAGTCATCTCATCTTTTCATTCTCACTGATACTAATCCTAGCGTTTACCCAACATCATGCGGCTATTTCCGACCAAACCAACGCGCCATTCGTGGGCGTGAACATCGGCACAGACGTCTCCAACCTCTTACCCGCACCAGACCTCGTCAACTTTCTCAAAAACCAAAAGATTACTCACATCCGTCTCTACGACGCCAACCCCGACATCCTTCGCGCCCTGTCGGGCACCGACATCCACGTCACCATCAGCGTCCCCAACAACCAGCTCCTCGCAATCGGTTCCTCCAACGCCACCGCCTCCTCCTGGATCCGCAAAAACGTCGCCGCATTCCGCCCCGCCACCCGCATCTCCGCTGTCTCAGTCGGTGACGAGGTCCTCACCACCCTCCCCTCCGCCGCGCCGCTCCTCCTCCCCGCACTCCTCTCCCTCCACGCCGCCCTCGTGGAGTCCAACCTCCACAAGGACGTGGTGGTTTCCACTCCTCACTCCGCCTCCATCATCCTCAACCCTTTCCCGCCCTCCCAGGCCTTTTTCAACCAAACCCTCGAGACCTTCATCCTCCCTCTCCTCCATTTCCTCTCCCAAACCAATTCCCCCTTAATGCTCAACCTCTACCCCTACTACGTCTTCATGCAGAACAAAAACCTCGTCCCTCTCGATAACACGCTTTTCAAGACCCTCCCCGCTTCCAAACAAATGGTTGATCCCAACACTCTTCTTCACTACACCAACCTCCTAGACGCCATGATCGACGCTGCGTACTTCTCCATGAAGAACCTCAACGTCTCTGACGTCGTCGTTCTTGTCACGGAAACCGGCTGGCCTTCCAAAGGGGACTCCAAAGAACCCTATGCCACACTTTCCAACGCTGTCACATTCAATTCGAATCTTATTAAGCATGTTTTGGATCGGAGTGGCACCCCTTTGCATCCCGAAACCACTTCtagtgtttatatatatgagCTTTTTAACGAAGATTTGAGGTCCCCGCCTCTGTCTGAGGCTTATTGGGGTTTGTTTTATGGGAATGCTACGCCGGCTTATTTGCTTCGTGTGTCTGGGGTTGGGGCTTTTCTGGCCAGTGATAATGCTAATCAGACATACTGTGTTGCTGGGGATGGTGTTGATTTGAAGGTTTTGCAGGCTGCGTTGGATTGGGCGTGTGGACCAGGGAGAGCGAATTGCTCTGAGATCCAGCCTGGGGAGAGTTGTTTTCAGCCGAATAATGTTAAGAACCATGCTTCTTATGCTTTTGATAGCTATTACCAGAGTCAGGGGAAGTCTCCTGGATCTTGTGACTTCAAAGGGGTGGCCATGATCACAACCACTGACCCCA GTCGCGGCAGCTGTATATTTCCTGGAAG TAGGAGTTTAAGCAACAAGACAAAGCAAGTAGTGAACATTACTCACTCAAGCAATGCAGGGGATAATTTAAGGTTAAGAGCCTTTAGAAGCATTGAAACAAGTGCAATCTACGACATTCTGCAAAATTACTTGGTTGCTGTTTTCCCCCTTTTGTTGTTATTCGTTCTTTGA
- the LOC106774495 gene encoding glucan endo-1,3-beta-glucosidase 1 isoform X2: MINSSHLIFSFSLILILAFTQHHAAISDQTNAPFVGVNIGTDVSNLLPAPDLVNFLKNQKITHIRLYDANPDILRALSGTDIHVTISVPNNQLLAIGSSNATASSWIRKNVAAFRPATRISAVSVGDEVLTTLPSAAPLLLPALLSLHAALVESNLHKDVVVSTPHSASIILNPFPPSQAFFNQTLETFILPLLHFLSQTNSPLMLNLYPYYVFMQNKNLVPLDNTLFKTLPASKQMVDPNTLLHYTNLLDAMIDAAYFSMKNLNVSDVVVLVTETGWPSKGDSKEPYATLSNAVTFNSNLIKHVLDRSGTPLHPETTSSVYIYELFNEDLRSPPLSEAYWGLFYGNATPAYLLRVSGVGAFLASDNANQTYCVAGDGVDLKVLQAALDWACGPGRANCSEIQPGESCFQPNNVKNHASYAFDSYYQSQGKSPGSCDFKGVAMITTTDPSRGSCIFPGRSLSNKTKQVVNITHSSNAGDNLRLRAFRSIETSAIYDILQNYLVAVFPLLLLFVL; the protein is encoded by the exons ATGATAAACTCAAGTCATCTCATCTTTTCATTCTCACTGATACTAATCCTAGCGTTTACCCAACATCATGCGGCTATTTCCGACCAAACCAACGCGCCATTCGTGGGCGTGAACATCGGCACAGACGTCTCCAACCTCTTACCCGCACCAGACCTCGTCAACTTTCTCAAAAACCAAAAGATTACTCACATCCGTCTCTACGACGCCAACCCCGACATCCTTCGCGCCCTGTCGGGCACCGACATCCACGTCACCATCAGCGTCCCCAACAACCAGCTCCTCGCAATCGGTTCCTCCAACGCCACCGCCTCCTCCTGGATCCGCAAAAACGTCGCCGCATTCCGCCCCGCCACCCGCATCTCCGCTGTCTCAGTCGGTGACGAGGTCCTCACCACCCTCCCCTCCGCCGCGCCGCTCCTCCTCCCCGCACTCCTCTCCCTCCACGCCGCCCTCGTGGAGTCCAACCTCCACAAGGACGTGGTGGTTTCCACTCCTCACTCCGCCTCCATCATCCTCAACCCTTTCCCGCCCTCCCAGGCCTTTTTCAACCAAACCCTCGAGACCTTCATCCTCCCTCTCCTCCATTTCCTCTCCCAAACCAATTCCCCCTTAATGCTCAACCTCTACCCCTACTACGTCTTCATGCAGAACAAAAACCTCGTCCCTCTCGATAACACGCTTTTCAAGACCCTCCCCGCTTCCAAACAAATGGTTGATCCCAACACTCTTCTTCACTACACCAACCTCCTAGACGCCATGATCGACGCTGCGTACTTCTCCATGAAGAACCTCAACGTCTCTGACGTCGTCGTTCTTGTCACGGAAACCGGCTGGCCTTCCAAAGGGGACTCCAAAGAACCCTATGCCACACTTTCCAACGCTGTCACATTCAATTCGAATCTTATTAAGCATGTTTTGGATCGGAGTGGCACCCCTTTGCATCCCGAAACCACTTCtagtgtttatatatatgagCTTTTTAACGAAGATTTGAGGTCCCCGCCTCTGTCTGAGGCTTATTGGGGTTTGTTTTATGGGAATGCTACGCCGGCTTATTTGCTTCGTGTGTCTGGGGTTGGGGCTTTTCTGGCCAGTGATAATGCTAATCAGACATACTGTGTTGCTGGGGATGGTGTTGATTTGAAGGTTTTGCAGGCTGCGTTGGATTGGGCGTGTGGACCAGGGAGAGCGAATTGCTCTGAGATCCAGCCTGGGGAGAGTTGTTTTCAGCCGAATAATGTTAAGAACCATGCTTCTTATGCTTTTGATAGCTATTACCAGAGTCAGGGGAAGTCTCCTGGATCTTGTGACTTCAAAGGGGTGGCCATGATCACAACCACTGACCCCA GTCGCGGCAGCTGTATATTTCCTGGAAG GAGTTTAAGCAACAAGACAAAGCAAGTAGTGAACATTACTCACTCAAGCAATGCAGGGGATAATTTAAGGTTAAGAGCCTTTAGAAGCATTGAAACAAGTGCAATCTACGACATTCTGCAAAATTACTTGGTTGCTGTTTTCCCCCTTTTGTTGTTATTCGTTCTTTGA